A genomic stretch from Serratia entomophila includes:
- the cysW gene encoding sulfate/thiosulfate ABC transporter permease CysW — protein MADISEFNGVERPRVNWAKWSLIVVGVLFSVLLLVVPMISIFAEAFSKGVGAMWGNLLDPDMLHAIWLTVLIALITVPFNLIFGTLLAWLVTRFTFPGRQLLLTLIDIPFAVSPVVAGLIYLLFYGSNGLLGGWLDAHNIQIMFSWPGMVLVTIFVTCPFVVRELVPMMLSQGSQEDEAAILLGASGWQMFRRVTLPNIRWALLYGVVLTNARAIGEFGAVSVVSGSIRGETYSLPLQVELLQQDYNTVGSFTAAALLTLMAIVTLFLKSALQWRLERQNARLEREENHEH, from the coding sequence ATGGCTGATATTTCCGAGTTTAACGGCGTCGAGCGCCCGCGCGTCAACTGGGCCAAATGGTCGCTGATCGTCGTCGGCGTGCTGTTCTCGGTGCTGCTGCTGGTGGTGCCGATGATTTCGATTTTCGCCGAGGCCTTTTCGAAAGGCGTTGGCGCGATGTGGGGCAACCTGCTCGATCCGGACATGCTGCACGCCATCTGGCTGACGGTATTGATCGCGTTGATCACCGTGCCGTTCAACCTGATTTTCGGCACGCTGCTGGCGTGGCTGGTGACGCGTTTCACCTTCCCGGGCCGCCAACTGCTGCTGACCCTGATCGACATCCCGTTCGCCGTTTCGCCGGTGGTGGCGGGGCTGATTTACCTGCTGTTTTACGGCAGCAACGGCCTGCTGGGCGGTTGGCTGGATGCGCACAACATCCAGATCATGTTCTCCTGGCCGGGCATGGTGTTGGTGACCATCTTCGTTACCTGTCCATTCGTGGTGCGTGAGCTGGTGCCGATGATGCTCAGCCAGGGCAGCCAGGAAGACGAGGCCGCCATTTTGCTGGGCGCCTCCGGTTGGCAAATGTTCCGCCGGGTGACGTTGCCGAACATTCGCTGGGCGCTGCTGTACGGCGTGGTGCTGACCAACGCGCGCGCCATCGGCGAATTCGGCGCGGTCTCGGTGGTGTCCGGTTCGATTCGCGGTGAAACCTACAGCCTTCCGCTGCAGGTTGAGCTGCTGCAGCAGGATTACAACACCGTCGGCTCCTTTACCGCCGCCGCGCTGCTGACCCTGATGGCGATAGTAACCCTATTTTTGAAAAGCGCTCTGCAATGGCGTCTGGAACGCCAGAACGCACGGCTCGAGCGGGAGGAAAATCATGAGCATTGA
- the cysM gene encoding cysteine synthase CysM, whose translation MTTLEQCIGNTPLVKLQRLAAAAGSEVWVKLEGNNPAGSVKDRAALAMIQQAELRGEIAPGDVLIEATSGNTGIALAMIAALKGYPLKLLMPENMSMERQAAMRAYGAELILVSREQGMEGARDLALEMQRQGQGKVLDQFNNLDNPYAHFTTTGPEIWRQTEGRITHFVSSMGTTGTITGVGGYLKSQNPQVQIIGLQPAEGSSIPGIRRWAPAYLPGIFRPDLVDQVLDIEQGDAEQTMRRLAQREGIFCGVSSGGAVAGALRIAAANPGSLIVAVICDRGDRYLSTGVFD comes from the coding sequence GTGACAACGCTGGAACAATGCATCGGGAATACCCCGTTGGTAAAACTGCAACGACTGGCCGCCGCAGCGGGCAGCGAGGTTTGGGTCAAGCTGGAAGGCAATAATCCGGCGGGCTCGGTGAAGGATCGCGCCGCGCTGGCAATGATCCAGCAGGCGGAGCTGCGCGGCGAGATAGCACCCGGCGACGTGCTGATCGAGGCCACCAGCGGCAACACCGGCATTGCGCTGGCGATGATCGCCGCGCTGAAAGGTTACCCGCTAAAGCTGTTGATGCCCGAAAATATGAGCATGGAGCGCCAGGCGGCGATGCGCGCCTATGGCGCCGAGCTGATCCTGGTCAGCCGGGAGCAGGGTATGGAAGGCGCGCGCGATCTGGCGCTGGAGATGCAACGCCAGGGGCAGGGCAAGGTGTTGGATCAGTTCAACAATCTGGACAACCCCTACGCGCATTTTACCACCACGGGCCCGGAAATCTGGCGCCAGACCGAAGGGCGCATTACCCATTTCGTTTCCAGCATGGGCACGACCGGCACCATAACCGGCGTGGGCGGCTACCTGAAAAGCCAGAACCCGCAGGTGCAGATTATCGGCCTGCAGCCGGCGGAAGGCAGCAGCATTCCCGGCATTCGTCGCTGGGCGCCGGCCTACCTGCCGGGCATCTTCCGCCCGGACTTGGTGGACCAGGTGTTGGACATTGAGCAGGGCGACGCCGAGCAAACCATGCGCCGGCTGGCGCAGCGCGAAGGTATCTTCTGCGGCGTCAGCTCCGGCGGCGCGGTGGCCGGTGCCTTGCGCATCGCCGCGGCCAACCCTGGCAGCCTGATCGTGGCGGTGATCTGCGATCGCGGCGATCGCTACCTCTCAACCGGGGTGTTCGACTAA
- the cysA gene encoding sulfate/thiosulfate ABC transporter ATP-binding protein CysA, whose translation MSIEINGINKFFGRTKVLNDISLDISSGEMVALLGPSGSGKTTLLRIIAGLESQSGGKLGFHGTDVSHVHARDRRVGFVFQHYALFRHMTVFDNIAFGLSVLPRRERPNAAAIKQKVTQLLEMVQLAHLANRYPSQLSGGQKQRVALARALAVEPQILLLDEPFGALDAQVRKELRRWLRQLHEELKFTSVFVTHDQEEAMEVADRIVVMSQGNIEQVGSPEEIMRDPASRFVLEFMGEVNRLNGEIRGSQLFVGAHQWPLSFQPMHQGSVDLFLRPWEMEVATESSERCPLPVQVLEVSPRGHFWQLTVQPIGWHQEPIGVVLPEGNATPVRGGRYYVGSLNARLYAGDQLLQPVALAKSA comes from the coding sequence ATGAGCATTGAGATTAACGGTATCAACAAGTTCTTCGGCCGCACCAAGGTATTGAACGATATCTCGCTCGATATTTCTTCCGGCGAGATGGTGGCGTTATTGGGGCCGTCCGGTTCCGGCAAGACCACGCTGCTGCGCATTATCGCCGGGCTGGAAAGCCAGAGCGGCGGCAAGCTGGGCTTCCACGGCACCGACGTCAGCCACGTGCACGCGCGCGATCGCCGGGTGGGCTTTGTATTCCAGCATTACGCGCTGTTCCGCCATATGACGGTGTTCGACAACATCGCCTTTGGCCTGAGCGTGTTGCCGCGCCGCGAGCGCCCGAACGCCGCGGCGATCAAACAGAAAGTCACCCAGCTGCTGGAAATGGTGCAGTTGGCGCACCTGGCCAACCGCTATCCGTCGCAGCTGTCCGGCGGCCAAAAACAGCGTGTGGCGCTGGCGCGCGCGTTGGCGGTGGAGCCGCAGATCCTGCTGCTGGACGAGCCTTTCGGCGCGCTGGACGCCCAGGTGCGCAAAGAACTGCGCCGCTGGCTGCGTCAGCTGCATGAAGAGCTGAAGTTCACCAGCGTGTTCGTCACCCACGATCAGGAAGAGGCGATGGAAGTGGCCGACCGCATCGTGGTGATGAGCCAGGGCAATATCGAACAGGTGGGATCGCCGGAAGAGATTATGCGCGATCCGGCCAGCCGCTTCGTGCTGGAGTTTATGGGCGAGGTGAACCGCCTGAACGGCGAGATCCGCGGTTCGCAGCTGTTCGTCGGCGCGCACCAGTGGCCGCTGTCGTTCCAGCCGATGCATCAGGGCAGCGTCGATCTGTTCCTGCGTCCGTGGGAAATGGAAGTGGCGACCGAGAGCAGCGAGCGTTGCCCGCTGCCGGTGCAGGTGCTGGAAGTCAGCCCGCGCGGCCATTTCTGGCAGTTGACCGTACAGCCGATTGGCTGGCACCAGGAACCGATCGGCGTGGTGCTGCCGGAAGGCAACGCGACGCCGGTGCGCGGCGGCCGCTACTATGTCGGCAGCCTCAATGCGCGGCTGTATGCCGGCGATCAACTGTTGCAACCTGTTGCGTTAGCCAAAAGCGCCTGA